One region of Fragaria vesca subsp. vesca linkage group LG4, FraVesHawaii_1.0, whole genome shotgun sequence genomic DNA includes:
- the LOC101293189 gene encoding uncharacterized protein LOC101293189 produces the protein MVSSSISALSHSFSHISCTSLGVCDKPSKRLVQIKKPITVCSSSSDQGSSSLQSRRGVLHSSVALAASAAVLFWSGPARAGFLSGSTGLESVPGPELPKVEFLDRFNEENRKFYEENDARFKSSPLLQGLLEKSKLNKEKNSREIQDKYCLRGAEWGVGDCSTDGMKPDERDKFIAMLKEKAGVKD, from the exons ATGGTTTCCTCTTCTATCTCAGCTCTCTCTCATTCATTCTCTCATATATCATGTACTAGTTTGGGTGTGTGTGACAAACCCAGCAAAAGACTGGTCCAAATTAAGAAACCCATTACAGTTTGCTCTAGCTCTAGTGATCAAGGTTCTTCTTCTTTACAATCTCGCCGAGGTGTTCTTCATAGCTCGGTTGCTTTGGCTGCTTCAGCAGCTGTTCTTTTCTGGTCAGGTCCAG CTAGAGCTGGATTTCTATCGGGATCGACCGGTTTAGAATCAGTTCCAGGACCTGAGTTACCCAAAGTGGAGTTCCTTGACCGCTTCAATG AAGAAAACCGGAAATTTTATGAAGAAAATGATGCGAGATTCAAGTCATCTCCATTACTCCAGGGGCTATTAGAAAAATCCAAGCTCAACAAAGAGAA GAATAGTAGGGAAATTCAAGACAAGTACTGCTTGCGGGGAGCAGAATGGGGAGTTGGAGATTGCTCGACGGATGGAATGAAGCCCGACGAGAGAGACAAGTTCATTGCAATGTTGAAGGAGAAGGCTGGTGTCAAAGATTGA